A region of the Microcystis aeruginosa FD4 genome:
ATCGAAGTGCGACGCGCCTATCGGGAACTAAGCAAACGATACCATCCCGATACTACCGAACTCAGCCCCGAAGTGGCAACGGTTCAATTCCAGCGTCTTAACGAAGCTTATGCCACCCTGAGTAATCCCGATCGCCGTTCCCTGTATGATTTACAAATAGGTTACTCGCGCTGGAATGTCATCCAAACCATCCCCGATAGCGATGAACCCATAGCTAATCGTAGCGCCTATCTCGATCCGACCGATCGCCCCCTATCTTCGGGAGAAATTTTTGCTTTGTTTATCTTGGCACTCACCCTGCTCGGCTGCTTGTTACTAGCGGTGATTATTGCTATGCTTCGAGGAGAGAATGCTGTGACTGTAGCCCAATTATTTTTGATTTAGATGCCATGAAGATTCCTACTGCCGATACTCCCCTCTATAATCATCCCTTACCGGCGATCGAAGCATGGCTAGTTAAATTAGGTTGTCGGAAAAATAGAGAGAATAGCCACTGTTGGATCGTCGAAAAACCGACATGGAAAGCGGAAATCTGCCTCGATATTGAAGAAATCACCGTTCGTTACTTTCGAGCAGCCAATGACGGCAGTGATATCAATCGCGCTTTTAAATACTCCCTTAGTCGCCAAGATATCGAATCGGCAGTTTTTTCCGGTCCCTAATCATTAGCCAAACTTTTGACTATTTCCAGTACAGATGTTCAGCTTGAAAGCAAAGCTCCTCCACAACTGGAACCGCTGCCGGCAGTGCAACCGTAGCAATAGGAAGCGGTTTGTACCTCTGCAATTACATCTAAACTATCCGCTGGTAATAAATCTGCCAGGGTTAATTTTTGGCCTTGACTGGTGCAAGCAGCCAGAGCCTCCATCTGATTAAAATCGCAGTCATAGATATTACCCAAATAATCAATGGAAAGCTGATTACGACACATCAAATGTTCGACAGTATCGCCATTAAAATGGTCTTTGAGGAATTGAAGATAGGGTTGATAGAGTTGCCGGTGTTCCAGATGGAAGCGCGTCCTTCCGATGGGTAGGTTAGTGATGGTAAACAGATTATTAAAAGAAATATTAAAATGTTCTTGCAAGAACTTTTTGTAATCCCGTGTTAGGGATACCTGATCCGGTGTCAGAGAAAAATTCTCTGACTTAGGAATCTGGGGATTATAGACTAAATCCACAATCAAATTCGGCTCTTGAGCGTAGCCGAGACGGTTCAACCATTGTAAAGCAGCGATTGATCGATCATAGACTCCTTCCCCGCGCATTTTATCCACATTATCGGCAAGATAACAGGGTAAAGAAGCCACCACCCGCAGCTGATGTCCAGCGCAATATTCAGGAATATCAGTAAATCCTTTCTCGAAATAAATAGTTAAATTCGAGCGCACAATTACCTCTTTCCCCGCTTTTCTAGAGGTTTCCACAATTGGCTTAAAACCGTAGAGCATTTCCGGAGCGCCGCCCGTCAGATCGACGGTTTTAATTTGGGGAAATCTTTCGATCAGTTCGATAATTTGTTCGCACACTTCTGGAGTCATTTCTTCGTAGCGACTTGGACTAGCTTCCACATGACAATGGCTACAGGCAAGGTTACATTTTTTCCCCAAATTAATTTGCAGAACCGAGATTTTTTGCTTAGTTAAAGGAGTTTTTAGTTTCTCAACAAAAGGAGTCATAGGAGAGTAAACAGTAAACAGTGATCAGTAATCAGTAATCAGTAATCAGTAAATAGTAAATAGTAAATAGTAATCAGTGACCAATAACTAATCAATGATAACTGATAACTCACATCTGATAACTGATAACTGATAACTGGTAACTGATAACTGGTAACTGATAACTGATAACTGATAACTGATAACTGACCGATCGCACTTGCCTCGACCGTGCTTTTTTAACAGCAACCGCCCCCATTATAGTGCCAAGTGGACTCGGTGATGAGGAGATCTTGGGCAGAGAAGCGAGCTAAGTTGCCCGCAGTTTTATCACAGACGGCCACCGGCAATCCTTTGGCTAAAATATGCCCAGCACCATCATCGAAAATTGCCTCCGTACCAGTATAAATAGCAGTTTTGCCGGTAAAAATACAAGCCCCATCTTCGGGAATAGCTACTTTAAAAGCAACGGAATCCAAACTTTCTAATAGGAGCGGCTCGGCTAAATTATAACTCTGACAGTCCAGTAAACGATAGGGACGACGGGCCCGAATTTCTACCTGACCAAAACCAGCAGCGATCAACTGTTTAATATAATCCTCGTAGGTCAAGGCCCCCGATAGACACATAGCGCGTAAACGCTGATCTTCTTGCAAATGTTCGGGAATTGGACGAGTGGCGATCGGATCGCTCATCAGTAAACGTCCTCCCGGTTTTAAGACGCGAAAAGCTTCTCGTAAAGCTAACTGTAAATCGGCTGGTTTAAAGATATTAAAAAGACAATTCTGCGCCACCACATCGACGGAGGCATCCTCCACCGGCAATTCAAAGGCGGAACCATCTTTAATTTCCACAAAATCGAGACTAAACCAGGGATTTTCCAGCAGTGCTTCGCCGAGATTTCTTTGGGCTGCCCAACGCATTTCTGGCACTGGATCCACCGCAATCACTCCCCCCGGACGACGGGAAAAATAGGCGAATTGCAGTGCTTCTAAACCACCACCCACACCCACATACAAAACCTTGGGAGAATTGCCCAATTCATTAACCTGCACCGTCGTGCCACAACCATAGTTCATCTCCTGCATAATGGCGGGGATTTTTAACCCCGGCAGTTGCAAAGGACTGCTTTGGACACAACATAGCCCCACTTCGGGAGTTTGGGCTACTTCGCTGTAAAATTTGGCAGTAGCTTCCAGATAAGTCATTTTCATCTTTTAAACTCCTTTTCTCTGATCAATTCAAGGACTGACTTCCCATCCTCGCCCAACGCTATCTTAGCATTTGTACTGACCCACAACCCCTAACTGATCACCTTTAGATAGGCAAGTTCATCGGCGATCAAATCCCAGAAACAGGTTACACTGTCTTTAAAGTTCGCCTCAAAAACAGCGATATTCACAAGGGCAAAAGTAGCGGCTATCGTGTTATCTATCAACTTAAAGATAATAGTTGTGTTTGAATGCTCCTCATCTAGGCTAAATCTGCCCAAACAGAGATGACAGTGCCGCAAATTCAAGACATTATGAATAAGTTTGACAATTCCTAGAGGTATTAATAGATGCCCAAAAATACCCCCTCAACTGACTAAATGAAGGAGGTTATGATATTATTCCAATAGGAATGGATAGATAGGGTTATAGCCATGAGTATTGAGATCTCCGATGAAATTCTCAGTGCCACACGCATGACTGAAGCTGAGATGAGGCAGGAAATTGCGGTCATGCTCTTTCAAAAAGAGAAGCTAACCCTTGCTCAAGCGAGTCGATTTGCCC
Encoded here:
- a CDS encoding J domain-containing protein, which translates into the protein MTFERDNSQTTSRVIAANSRFANTYYAILGLHPSASVIEVRRAYRELSKRYHPDTTELSPEVATVQFQRLNEAYATLSNPDRRSLYDLQIGYSRWNVIQTIPDSDEPIANRSAYLDPTDRPLSSGEIFALFILALTLLGCLLLAVIIAMLRGENAVTVAQLFLI
- a CDS encoding DUF3143 domain-containing protein, which translates into the protein MKIPTADTPLYNHPLPAIEAWLVKLGCRKNRENSHCWIVEKPTWKAEICLDIEEITVRYFRAANDGSDINRAFKYSLSRQDIESAVFSGP
- the arsS gene encoding arsenosugar biosynthesis radical SAM (seleno)protein ArsS (Some members of this family are selenoproteins.); protein product: MTPFVEKLKTPLTKQKISVLQINLGKKCNLACSHCHVEASPSRYEEMTPEVCEQIIELIERFPQIKTVDLTGGAPEMLYGFKPIVETSRKAGKEVIVRSNLTIYFEKGFTDIPEYCAGHQLRVVASLPCYLADNVDKMRGEGVYDRSIAALQWLNRLGYAQEPNLIVDLVYNPQIPKSENFSLTPDQVSLTRDYKKFLQEHFNISFNNLFTITNLPIGRTRFHLEHRQLYQPYLQFLKDHFNGDTVEHLMCRNQLSIDYLGNIYDCDFNQMEALAACTSQGQKLTLADLLPADSLDVIAEVQTASYCYGCTAGSGSSCGGALLSS
- the arsM gene encoding arsenosugar biosynthesis arsenite methyltransferase ArsM translates to MKMTYLEATAKFYSEVAQTPEVGLCCVQSSPLQLPGLKIPAIMQEMNYGCGTTVQVNELGNSPKVLYVGVGGGLEALQFAYFSRRPGGVIAVDPVPEMRWAAQRNLGEALLENPWFSLDFVEIKDGSAFELPVEDASVDVVAQNCLFNIFKPADLQLALREAFRVLKPGGRLLMSDPIATRPIPEHLQEDQRLRAMCLSGALTYEDYIKQLIAAGFGQVEIRARRPYRLLDCQSYNLAEPLLLESLDSVAFKVAIPEDGACIFTGKTAIYTGTEAIFDDGAGHILAKGLPVAVCDKTAGNLARFSAQDLLITESTWHYNGGGCC
- a CDS encoding UPF0175 family protein; amino-acid sequence: MSIEISDEILSATRMTEAEMRQEIAVMLFQKEKLTLAQASRFARMNPIAFQHLLASRQIPVHYDVEDFEQDIKNLREMGRL